A stretch of DNA from Gemella haemolysans ATCC 10379:
GGATTATCAAAGATTTCTGATGGACTTCCTTCTTCTAATACGACTCCTCCATCCATAAATATTACTTTATCAGCAACTTCTTTTGCAAAGTTCATCTCGTGAGTAACTATTAACATAGTTAATCCTTCTTCTGATAATTCTTTAATAACATCTAGTACTTCTTTTACCATTTCTGGATCTAGCGCACTAGTAGGTTCATCAAATAGTAATACTTCTGGTGAATTAGCTAATGCACGTGCGATTGCAACACGTTGTTTTTGTCCACCTGAAAGACTGTTTGGATAAACATCTTTTTTATCTTCAAGTCCAACCCTTTTTAGTAGTTCTACTGCTTTTTTCTCTATATTTTCAGTAGTATCATCTCCGAAAGTTTTTGGAGCAAGTGTAATATTTTCTAGTACACTCATATTTGGGAATAGGTTAAAGTTTTGGAATACCATTCCTACTTTTTTTCTATATTTATTAATATTTTGTTTAGTAATATCTTCCCCATTGTATAAAATTTGTCCACTTGTAGGAGTTTCTAATAAGTTTACACAACGTAATGCTGTACTCTTACCACTACCACTTGAACCTAGAATTACGATTTTCTCCCCTTTTTCAACACTGATGTTTACACCTTTTAATACTTCTAATTTCCCGAATTTTTTATGTAAATCTTTTATTTCTAATAACAATTTCTTCACCTACTTCGTTAATTTTTTCTCTAAACGTTTTACCAATAGTGATAATATTGATGTAATTATAAAATATATTGCAGCAGCTACTAAGTATGGACCAAACGTTTGGTATGTAGCATTTTTTACAGTGTTTGCTGTAAACATGATATCTGCTACTCCTACAAAGTAAACTATTGAAGATTCTTTTACTAATGAAATAAACTCATTCCCTAAAGCTGGTAAGCTATTTTTTAGAGCTTGTGGTAAGATGATTAATTTCATAGTTTGGAAATAACTCAATCCTAAAGAACGTCCTGCTTCCATTTGTCCTTTATCAATGGCTAAAATTCCTGAACGGAATATCTCACTAACATATGCACCAGAGTTAATTGAAAGAGCAATTAT
This window harbors:
- a CDS encoding amino acid ABC transporter ATP-binding protein yields the protein MLLEIKDLHKKFGKLEVLKGVNISVEKGEKIVILGSSGSGKSTALRCVNLLETPTSGQILYNGEDITKQNINKYRKKVGMVFQNFNLFPNMSVLENITLAPKTFGDDTTENIEKKAVELLKRVGLEDKKDVYPNSLSGGQKQRVAIARALANSPEVLLFDEPTSALDPEMVKEVLDVIKELSEEGLTMLIVTHEMNFAKEVADKVIFMDGGVVLEEGSPSEIFDNPKEERTKEFFSKIL
- a CDS encoding amino acid ABC transporter permease, producing MFDFLPNYYTMYLEATVTTLKVSLIALLVGLILGIVVCLAKISTFKVLNVIAAIYVEIIRNTPILVQIMIIYFALPEIGISFTPFMSAIIALSINSGAYVSEIFRSGILAIDKGQMEAGRSLGLSYFQTMKLIILPQALKNSLPALGNEFISLVKESSIVYFVGVADIMFTANTVKNATYQTFGPYLVAAAIYFIITSILSLLVKRLEKKLTK